The Alphaproteobacteria bacterium genome includes a window with the following:
- the tsaE gene encoding tRNA (adenosine(37)-N6)-threonylcarbamoyltransferase complex ATPase subunit type 1 TsaE → MIAAGSHGRNAATPDGRVIVDLPDETATAALAGRLAPLLRTGDIVALRGDLGAGKTSLARAVVHALGNPAEAVPSPTFTLVQTYALPAFDLWHFDLYRLESAEDAFELDIEEAFAGGVSLIEWPDRLGGWLPEIRLDIELHFSDDGESRWAILAGRGDWPARLAPLRDD, encoded by the coding sequence GTGATCGCCGCCGGGTCGCATGGTCGAAATGCAGCGACGCCGGATGGCCGCGTTATCGTCGATCTGCCGGACGAAACGGCGACGGCGGCGCTGGCCGGAAGACTGGCGCCGTTGCTGCGGACCGGCGATATCGTGGCGCTGCGCGGCGATCTTGGCGCCGGGAAGACCAGCCTGGCCCGCGCGGTCGTCCACGCGCTGGGCAATCCGGCCGAAGCGGTGCCGAGCCCGACATTCACGCTGGTGCAGACCTATGCTTTGCCGGCGTTCGATCTGTGGCATTTCGACCTGTACCGGCTGGAATCGGCCGAGGACGCGTTCGAACTCGATATCGAGGAGGCCTTTGCCGGCGGCGTGTCGCTGATCGAATGGCCAGACCGGCTGGGCGGCTGGCTGCCGGAAATACGCCTCGATATCGAACTGCATTTCAGCGATGACGGCGAATCGCGGTGGGCGATTCTGGCCGGGCGCGGCGACTGGCCCGCGCGTCTGGCGCCGCTGCGCGATGACTGA
- a CDS encoding ATP-binding protein: MPVQFRGRKRVAGAGFLAAAGAPKIAFAAGLEVASPVWGYLLAGIVAALAVALLLRRRKAEDDTIESAPVGLVWWARGNSGITGPARDLLGIDNAANLSALANIFSDRDAPEVSGILGALREQGKPFAGRYRTRAGKEISLTGRRVASRDLVWVGAPAIQSVETAALRALIDRLPMPVWWRRPDMDLAGCNAAYAAALDCDVETVLRDRRELGAGYLDRDGRSLARRAMNTESAQSESHHIIVGGRRRLYEFSEMRLGEQTGIVGGYATDVTMIEDVQSDLASHVAAHAEVLESLWAAIAIYGPDQRLKFFNSAFLEMWNIDAEALHGEPSLGDVLEVLRERRRLPEYLDFQSFKQETAALFNTLIEPREELLHLPDERTLRMIVSSHPMGGLMFVYENVTDSLALERSYNTLTEVQRETLDNLHEAVTVFGADGRLKLWNVEAAVMWNLPMTEASLDTHIGDILEETRAQFPPVDDWAARKQRLILAVTEPKPQSGRLRRIDGRIIDYNCVPLPDGGCLLGYIDVTDGARVQQALEERNLALEAADRMKSDFIANVSYELRTPLNAIIGFTEILDNRYFGELTARQGEYVQSVLQASNHLMALINDIIDLATIEAGYLTLELGTVNVHDALVNLLPVFRKRAGDSGLELNFDCPADIGTIVADERRVRQAIYNLITNAVQFTPEGGTVTLSARREPDGMTIAVADTGIGIAPEDTDRMLEKFERGQGDSREYGAGLGLALVKNLIELHGGSITVQSELGKGTRIECRLPLNAMAKNAVAESTEAVA; encoded by the coding sequence GTGCCCGTGCAATTCAGGGGCAGAAAACGCGTTGCGGGCGCAGGGTTCCTTGCGGCGGCGGGCGCACCGAAAATAGCCTTCGCCGCCGGGCTGGAGGTCGCGTCTCCCGTTTGGGGTTACCTGTTAGCCGGCATCGTGGCGGCGCTGGCGGTGGCCCTGCTTTTGCGTCGCCGCAAGGCCGAAGACGACACGATTGAATCGGCGCCGGTCGGGCTTGTCTGGTGGGCGCGCGGCAATTCCGGCATAACGGGTCCGGCCCGCGACCTGCTCGGCATCGACAATGCCGCCAATCTGTCCGCGCTGGCAAATATCTTTTCAGACAGGGATGCGCCGGAGGTTTCCGGCATTCTGGGGGCGCTTCGCGAACAGGGGAAACCCTTCGCCGGGCGCTACCGGACCCGCGCCGGCAAGGAGATTTCGCTGACCGGCCGCCGCGTCGCGTCGCGGGATCTGGTCTGGGTCGGCGCGCCGGCAATACAAAGCGTCGAAACGGCTGCCTTGCGGGCGCTGATCGACCGGTTGCCGATGCCGGTATGGTGGCGACGCCCGGATATGGATCTGGCGGGATGCAATGCGGCCTATGCGGCCGCGCTGGATTGCGATGTCGAAACGGTGCTGCGCGACCGTCGCGAACTGGGCGCCGGTTACCTTGACCGGGACGGCCGCAGCCTCGCGCGCCGCGCGATGAATACGGAAAGCGCCCAGTCGGAAAGCCACCATATCATTGTCGGCGGTCGCCGCCGCCTGTACGAATTCTCGGAAATGCGGCTTGGCGAACAGACCGGCATCGTGGGCGGCTACGCGACGGATGTCACGATGATCGAGGACGTGCAATCCGATCTTGCGTCGCATGTCGCCGCGCATGCGGAAGTGCTGGAAAGCCTGTGGGCGGCAATCGCCATATACGGGCCCGACCAGCGGCTGAAATTCTTCAATTCCGCCTTTCTGGAAATGTGGAACATCGACGCGGAGGCGCTGCACGGTGAACCGTCGCTGGGCGATGTGCTGGAAGTGCTGCGGGAACGGCGGCGCCTGCCCGAATATCTCGACTTCCAGAGCTTCAAGCAGGAAACCGCCGCGCTGTTCAACACATTGATCGAGCCCCGCGAGGAACTGCTGCATCTGCCCGACGAACGGACCCTGCGCATGATTGTGTCGTCGCATCCCATGGGCGGCCTGATGTTCGTTTACGAGAACGTCACGGACAGCCTGGCGCTGGAGCGATCGTACAATACCCTGACCGAAGTGCAGCGCGAAACGCTGGACAACCTGCATGAGGCCGTGACCGTCTTCGGCGCGGATGGCCGGCTGAAACTGTGGAACGTGGAAGCGGCCGTCATGTGGAACCTGCCCATGACGGAAGCCAGCCTCGATACGCATATCGGCGACATCCTGGAGGAGACCCGCGCCCAGTTTCCGCCGGTCGATGACTGGGCGGCGCGCAAACAGCGCCTGATCCTGGCGGTGACGGAACCGAAACCGCAATCGGGACGGCTGCGGCGAATCGACGGACGGATCATCGACTATAACTGCGTTCCCCTGCCGGATGGCGGCTGCCTGCTGGGCTATATCGACGTGACCGACGGGGCGCGCGTGCAGCAGGCGCTGGAAGAACGCAACCTTGCGCTGGAAGCCGCCGACCGGATGAAGTCGGACTTTATCGCCAATGTCAGCTACGAACTCCGGACTCCGCTGAATGCGATAATCGGCTTTACCGAAATTCTCGATAACCGGTATTTCGGCGAGTTGACGGCGCGCCAGGGCGAGTATGTGCAAAGCGTCCTGCAGGCGTCCAATCACCTGATGGCGCTGATCAACGATATCATCGACCTGGCGACGATCGAGGCCGGTTATCTGACGCTGGAACTGGGCACGGTGAATGTCCACGATGCCCTGGTCAATCTGTTGCCGGTCTTTCGCAAACGCGCCGGCGATTCCGGTCTGGAACTCAATTTCGACTGTCCCGCGGATATCGGCACGATAGTCGCCGACGAACGGCGGGTCCGCCAGGCGATTTACAACCTGATCACCAATGCGGTGCAGTTCACGCCCGAAGGCGGCACGGTGACCCTGTCGGCGCGGCGGGAGCCCGACGGCATGACCATCGCGGTCGCCGATACCGGCATCGGGATCGCGCCGGAAGATACCGACAGGATGCTGGAGAAATTCGAGCGTGGCCAGGGCGATTCCCGCGAATACGGGGCGGGCCTGGGGCTGGCCCTGGTCAAGAACCTGATAGAGCTGCACGGCGGGTCAATTACCGTGCAAAGCGAACTGGGCAAGGGGACCCGGATCGAATGCCGGTTGCCGCTGAACGCCATGGCGAAGAACGCCGTTGCCGAATCGACAGAGGCCGTTGCGTGA
- a CDS encoding nucleotidyltransferase family protein codes for MTQRIRTAMVLAAGRGTRMRHLSKTRPKPLTVLAGRTLLDRVLDHLEADGVDRIVVNTHYMGEMITEHLSRRSGIILSPEVDLLETGGGVRHALPHLGDDPFYVINSDAVWGNGPTPALRRLAAAWRDETMDALLLLQRMVAVAGTSGRGDFFLDPLGRVRRRDSREIAAFLFAGVQILHPRLFAGSPEGAFSLNRLYDAAAATNRLHGIVHDGEWYHVGTPEQLLQAEFDLALGDALVNSR; via the coding sequence ATGACACAGCGGATCAGAACAGCGATGGTGCTGGCCGCGGGGCGCGGCACGCGCATGCGCCATCTTTCGAAGACCCGGCCGAAGCCGCTGACGGTACTGGCCGGTCGGACCTTGCTCGACCGGGTGCTCGACCATCTTGAAGCCGACGGCGTGGACCGGATCGTGGTCAACACCCATTACATGGGCGAGATGATCACGGAGCACCTTTCGAGGCGGTCGGGCATCATCCTCTCGCCCGAGGTGGACCTGCTGGAAACCGGCGGCGGGGTCCGGCATGCGCTGCCGCACCTGGGCGACGATCCGTTCTACGTCATCAACAGCGATGCTGTATGGGGCAACGGTCCCACGCCGGCGCTGCGGCGCCTGGCGGCGGCGTGGCGCGACGAAACCATGGATGCGCTGTTGCTGCTGCAGCGCATGGTCGCCGTCGCCGGTACCAGCGGGCGCGGCGATTTTTTCCTCGATCCGCTGGGCAGGGTGCGCCGCCGCGACAGCCGGGAAATCGCCGCCTTCCTGTTTGCCGGCGTCCAGATTCTGCATCCGCGCCTGTTCGCCGGATCGCCGGAGGGCGCGTTTTCCCTGAACCGGCTCTACGACGCGGCCGCGGCGACGAACCGTTTGCACGGCATCGTCCATGACGGCGAATGGTATCATGTCGGCACGCCCGAACAGTTGCTGCAGGCCGAATTCGATCTGGCGCTGGGCGACGCCCTGGTCAACAGCCGCTGA
- a CDS encoding phosphotransferase — MTDRAAQIEAFLAAQGWERATRRPLADDASFRRYERLREDTRRAILMDAPPPRENVGPFLEIDRILRGMGFSAPEIFAEDREAGLLLLEDFGDATYTSALADDPACETALYTLAVDVLVELHRRFDGAEGVPPYDHARLMTEANLLIEWYYPAMYGRDAPPALGREFEVLWQTAFDALPASPDTLVLRDYHVDNLMWLRDRDGVQACGLLDFQDAVIGHRAYDLVSLLEDARRDVPGGLAAGLFDRYLDAFPEIGRGAFRQAYALYGAQRCTKILGIFTRLDRRDGKPVYLKHLARVWRWLEGDLTHPALGALKTWFDREFPLESRIAPPPKAGA, encoded by the coding sequence ATGACTGACAGAGCCGCGCAAATCGAGGCGTTCCTGGCGGCGCAGGGCTGGGAGCGGGCGACGCGGCGACCGCTTGCCGACGATGCCTCCTTCCGCCGGTATGAACGGCTGCGCGAGGATACGCGCCGCGCCATCCTGATGGATGCGCCGCCGCCACGGGAAAATGTCGGACCCTTCCTCGAAATCGACCGCATCCTGCGCGGCATGGGGTTCAGCGCGCCGGAGATATTCGCCGAGGATCGCGAGGCGGGGTTGCTGCTGCTGGAGGATTTCGGCGATGCGACCTATACCAGCGCGCTGGCGGACGATCCGGCCTGCGAAACGGCGCTCTATACGCTGGCGGTCGATGTGCTGGTTGAATTGCACCGGCGTTTCGACGGCGCCGAAGGGGTCCCCCCCTATGACCATGCCCGCCTGATGACGGAGGCAAACCTGCTGATCGAATGGTATTATCCGGCGATGTACGGCAGGGATGCGCCGCCGGCCCTGGGCCGTGAATTCGAGGTGTTGTGGCAAACCGCGTTTGACGCCCTGCCCGCGTCGCCCGATACGCTGGTGCTGCGCGATTATCATGTGGACAACCTGATGTGGCTGCGGGATCGGGATGGCGTGCAGGCCTGCGGGTTGCTGGATTTTCAGGACGCCGTGATCGGCCATCGGGCCTATGACCTGGTGTCGCTGCTGGAGGATGCCCGCCGCGACGTGCCGGGCGGCTTGGCGGCCGGGCTGTTCGACCGTTACCTCGATGCGTTTCCGGAAATCGGGCGCGGTGCATTCCGGCAGGCATATGCGCTGTACGGCGCGCAGCGCTGCACCAAGATCCTGGGAATATTCACGCGGCTCGACCGGCGGGACGGCAAGCCCGTTTATCTGAAGCATTTGGCGCGCGTCTGGCGCTGGCTCGAAGGCGACCTGACGCATCCGGCGCTGGGCGCGCTGAAAACCTGGTTCGACCGCGAATTTCCGCTTGAATCGCGAATCGCACCGCCGCCGAAGGCAGGCGCATGA
- the addA gene encoding double-strand break repair helicase AddA, translating to MTVDMITAAGIAQRRAVHPEASVWVAASAGSGKTKVLTDRVLALLLNETRPERILCLTFTRAAAAEMAVRINRRLAGWATEPDDAVRRDIGQLLGAAPDDDRLDRARRLFAQVLDVPGGLKVQTIHGFCQSLLARFPLEAGIAPHFEAMDDRSAAELMLAARDMVLTAARQGGELADALAVVTGHIQEEQFAALMDHMAQNRSRIRGLIDLYGDGMGDAVCRKLGVAPGQSPADVISRACWDAAVDTAALTRAGEALLTGTAKTDQPRGLTLLQWLKANPVKRQELFAGYADAFLTKAGDLRSRLITVRPADAAPGSAEALGAEAERLAGVMDECRAVVTAEATVALLRLGAALLDAYERSKLVLARLDYDDLILKTIALLNRSADAAWVLYKLDGGLDHILIDEAQDTNLHQWAIVEALAKEFFSGAGARTETRTVFTVGDAKQSIFSFQGADPTAFTHMREVFRKQVEAAAKPWESVDLNWSFRSATPILDTVDAVFGIDPARDGVAPDGEPIVHRAVRAGHAGLVEIWPPVRPRDAPDAAPWAPPLDREAADNPSARLANVLAAKIESWIGCEVLASRGRTVRAGDIMVLVRRRNRFVDQFVRALKSRGIPVAGVDRMALAEQLAVMDLIALGEFLLLPEDNLTLATVLKGPFIGLDDDNLFALAYDRGDSSLWQRLAADPRYAAAHGWLSALLARVDFAPPFELFSHVLTAPVADGESGRQRLVARLGVEAEDPVEEFMNLTLEHERLNPPSLQGFLHWLKAGDQIVKRDMEHGSRDEVRVITVHGAKGLQAPIVILPDTMAAPRSSPDMLWSEGILLWPPNRGCESAVSATARAAANLRRDQEYRRLLYVAMTRAEDRLYICGAEGRQAPPDTCWYAMAHAGLEAIGEPFAFSADGEDGWEGEGIRLSSLQSVDSAPDAATIADDEPPAEALPWMFAPAPPEPTPVRPLTPSRPAMDPPVVSPFDTDNGQRFRRGTLIHRLLQTLPDLSPARRRAAAGGFLALQVHGLTPEEQDVIVAEVMAVLENPEFAALFGPDSRAEAPVVGRIDSREGPEIVSGQVDRVVIRDDEILVVDYKTNRPPPRREADVAEVYLRQMAAYRAILRQIWPDRPVRCALLWTDGPRIMALNDSLLDRFFDAP from the coding sequence ATGACCGTCGACATGATCACGGCGGCCGGCATCGCGCAGCGCCGGGCGGTGCACCCCGAAGCCAGCGTCTGGGTTGCCGCCTCGGCGGGCAGTGGAAAAACCAAAGTGCTGACCGACCGGGTCCTGGCCCTGCTGCTGAACGAAACCCGGCCGGAACGAATCCTCTGCCTGACCTTCACCCGCGCTGCGGCGGCGGAAATGGCGGTACGGATCAACCGGCGGCTGGCCGGCTGGGCCACCGAACCGGATGACGCCGTTCGCCGGGATATCGGGCAACTGCTCGGCGCGGCGCCGGACGATGACCGGCTGGACCGCGCCCGGCGGCTGTTTGCGCAGGTTCTCGATGTGCCGGGTGGGCTCAAGGTCCAGACCATACACGGCTTCTGCCAGTCGCTGCTGGCGCGGTTTCCCCTGGAAGCGGGGATCGCGCCGCATTTCGAGGCGATGGACGACCGCAGCGCCGCCGAACTGATGCTGGCGGCCCGGGACATGGTGCTGACGGCGGCGCGGCAGGGGGGCGAACTGGCGGATGCGCTGGCGGTCGTTACCGGTCATATCCAGGAGGAACAGTTCGCCGCGCTGATGGACCACATGGCGCAGAACCGCAGCCGGATTCGCGGCCTGATCGACCTGTATGGCGACGGGATGGGCGACGCGGTCTGCCGGAAACTGGGCGTGGCGCCGGGACAGTCCCCGGCGGACGTGATTTCCCGGGCGTGCTGGGACGCCGCGGTGGATACGGCGGCGCTCACACGCGCCGGTGAAGCGCTGCTGACAGGTACCGCGAAAACCGACCAGCCCCGGGGCCTGACCCTGTTGCAATGGCTGAAGGCGAACCCGGTCAAGCGGCAGGAATTGTTTGCCGGATACGCCGATGCGTTCCTGACCAAGGCGGGCGACCTCCGGTCGCGGCTTATTACCGTCAGGCCGGCGGATGCGGCGCCGGGCTCGGCCGAGGCGCTGGGCGCGGAGGCGGAACGGCTTGCCGGAGTGATGGACGAATGCCGCGCGGTGGTGACGGCGGAGGCGACGGTCGCCCTGTTGCGGCTGGGCGCGGCGTTGCTGGACGCCTATGAAAGATCCAAGCTCGTGCTGGCGCGGCTCGACTACGACGACCTGATCCTCAAGACGATTGCCCTGCTGAACCGGAGCGCCGATGCGGCCTGGGTCCTGTACAAGCTGGATGGCGGGCTGGACCATATCCTGATCGACGAGGCGCAGGATACGAACCTGCATCAATGGGCCATCGTCGAGGCGCTGGCGAAGGAATTTTTCTCCGGCGCCGGGGCGCGGACCGAAACCCGGACCGTGTTTACCGTGGGCGATGCGAAACAGTCGATTTTCAGCTTCCAGGGCGCCGATCCGACGGCGTTCACCCATATGCGCGAAGTCTTCCGCAAACAGGTGGAAGCCGCGGCAAAACCCTGGGAATCGGTGGACCTGAACTGGTCCTTCCGCTCCGCGACGCCAATACTGGACACGGTGGATGCGGTATTCGGGATAGACCCGGCACGGGACGGCGTTGCGCCGGACGGCGAACCGATCGTGCATCGCGCGGTGCGCGCGGGCCATGCGGGGCTGGTCGAAATCTGGCCGCCGGTCCGTCCGCGCGACGCGCCCGATGCCGCGCCCTGGGCGCCGCCGCTGGACCGGGAGGCGGCGGATAATCCCTCGGCCCGGCTGGCGAATGTGCTGGCGGCGAAAATCGAGAGCTGGATCGGGTGCGAGGTCCTGGCCTCCCGGGGACGAACCGTCCGCGCCGGCGATATCATGGTGCTGGTCCGCCGCCGCAACCGGTTCGTCGACCAGTTTGTCCGGGCGCTCAAATCGCGCGGCATCCCGGTTGCCGGGGTCGACCGGATGGCGCTGGCGGAACAGCTTGCGGTGATGGACCTGATCGCGCTTGGCGAATTCCTGCTGCTGCCGGAAGACAACCTGACCCTCGCCACTGTCCTGAAGGGACCGTTCATCGGACTGGACGATGACAACCTGTTTGCGCTGGCCTATGACCGGGGCGATTCCTCCCTGTGGCAGCGGCTGGCGGCCGACCCCCGCTACGCGGCGGCGCATGGCTGGCTGTCCGCCCTGCTGGCGCGGGTCGATTTCGCGCCGCCCTTCGAGCTTTTCTCCCATGTCCTGACCGCGCCGGTGGCGGATGGGGAATCCGGGCGGCAGCGCCTTGTCGCCCGGCTGGGAGTCGAGGCGGAGGACCCGGTCGAGGAATTCATGAACCTGACGCTGGAGCACGAACGGCTCAACCCGCCATCGCTGCAGGGGTTCCTGCACTGGCTGAAGGCGGGCGATCAGATCGTGAAGCGGGATATGGAACACGGCAGCCGCGACGAGGTACGCGTCATCACCGTGCACGGCGCGAAGGGGCTGCAGGCGCCGATCGTTATCCTGCCCGATACGATGGCCGCGCCGCGGTCCAGCCCCGATATGCTGTGGTCGGAGGGTATCCTGCTGTGGCCGCCCAATCGCGGTTGCGAAAGCGCGGTCAGCGCCACCGCCCGCGCGGCGGCGAACCTGCGGCGCGACCAGGAATACCGGCGGCTGCTCTATGTCGCGATGACCCGGGCCGAGGACAGGCTTTATATCTGCGGCGCCGAAGGACGACAGGCGCCGCCGGACACCTGCTGGTACGCCATGGCCCATGCGGGGCTGGAAGCGATCGGCGAGCCCTTCGCGTTTTCCGCCGATGGCGAGGATGGCTGGGAGGGCGAGGGTATTCGCCTGTCCAGCCTGCAGTCGGTGGACAGCGCACCGGACGCCGCCACCATCGCCGATGACGAGCCGCCGGCCGAGGCGCTGCCCTGGATGTTTGCGCCGGCGCCGCCCGAACCGACGCCGGTCCGGCCGCTGACGCCGTCCCGGCCGGCAATGGATCCGCCGGTCGTATCGCCGTTCGATACCGATAACGGGCAGCGGTTCCGGCGCGGCACGCTTATCCACCGGTTGCTCCAGACCCTGCCGGACCTGTCGCCGGCGCGCCGGCGCGCCGCCGCCGGGGGGTTCCTCGCCCTGCAGGTGCACGGGCTGACCCCGGAGGAACAGGACGTCATCGTGGCTGAAGTCATGGCCGTGCTGGAAAACCCTGAATTCGCGGCGCTTTTCGGCCCGGACAGCCGCGCCGAAGCGCCCGTTGTCGGCCGCATCGACAGTCGCGAGGGGCCGGAAATCGTGTCCGGACAGGTCGACCGGGTGGTTATTCGGGACGACGAAATTCTGGTTGTCGATTACAAGACCAACCGCCCGCCGCCCCGGCGCGAAGCGGATGTTGCAGAGGTTTATTTGCGCCAGATGGCGGCCTACCGCGCCATCCTGCGGCAAATCTGGCCGGATCGGCCGGTTCGCTGTGCGCTGCTGTGGACGGACGGGCCGCGCATCATGGCGCTCAACGACTCGTTGCTTGACCGTTTCTTCGATGCTCCATAG
- the addB gene encoding double-strand break repair protein AddB translates to MAGVYTIPPGAPFVDALAGGILAETGGDPSALLDYTILLPTRRACRSLRDAFLRAGDGRAMLLPTMRPLGDVDEDEFAFHEAPEPGGAETPPAIPALHRRLLLTRLILGWDRAGDDMSVDQAARLAVELERLLDQVQTERLSFDGLKDLVPGDFAEHWQKVLAFLTILTEHWPAVLREQGGIDQAERRNRLLDSLAALWAQTPPPGHVIAAGSTGSIPATADLLATVAAMPNGRVVLPGLLRDTDAGTQEAIERDQTHPQHNLARLLRRMALTPDAVPDWPGVAPPGPRMRLIAEVMRPADTTQAWRLLRDLPAGALDGVQRVDCADSAEEAGVIALILRQVLEDSSRTAALVTPDRKLARRVTAELRRWNIDIDDSAGEPLMTATPGSFMRLIAAMVAGRFAPAPLLAVLKHPLAAGGRQAIAFRSDARLLERMILRGPRPGAGIAGLRAAAPAGSAESATLKAFLDSLEAMTRPLVSVVDGGGARLEDFLEAHVATAEALAATDTEFGAERLWRGDAGEMLARFIAELRHAADFLPPVDPGAYPALLDSLMNGATVRPRYGRHPRLAILGLLEARLQRADLLVLGGLNEGVWPPDPQPDPWLSRPMRERFGLPLPERRIGLTAHDFVQAFAAPEIVLTRAAKTEGQPTVPSRWLTRLDAVLRGVGQENALQAGPSQWRAVRALLRQPKRPIRISPPAPRPPLAARPRRLSVTQIETWMRDPYAIYARHILRLRPLDPLDADPGAAERGTFIHDALDRFLREFPDTLPPDALEKLLEFGTAAFGDALVRPTVRAFWWPRFARIAGWFVENESTRRGDVVRAHSETEGRLDMPAAYAPFALTAKADRIDRLADGSYEIIDYKTGAPPSNVEVGLGYAPQLALEAVILRGGGFRTVPEGDVRKLAYWQLGGGEPPATIRAVGGDAGDLADAARAGLMALIESFDNPDTAYAAVPRPDRAPRFNDYAHLARIREWGDG, encoded by the coding sequence ATGGCCGGGGTCTATACCATTCCGCCGGGCGCCCCCTTTGTGGATGCGCTGGCCGGGGGCATTCTCGCCGAAACAGGCGGCGATCCTTCCGCGCTGCTCGACTACACAATCCTGCTGCCGACGCGCCGGGCCTGCCGGTCGCTGCGCGATGCGTTCCTGCGCGCCGGCGACGGCAGGGCGATGCTGCTGCCCACGATGCGGCCGCTCGGCGATGTCGATGAAGATGAGTTCGCCTTTCACGAAGCGCCCGAACCGGGCGGCGCCGAAACGCCGCCTGCCATTCCCGCCCTGCACCGCCGGCTGCTGCTGACGCGGCTGATCCTCGGCTGGGACCGGGCCGGGGACGATATGTCGGTCGACCAGGCGGCGCGGCTGGCGGTGGAACTGGAACGGCTGCTGGACCAGGTGCAGACCGAACGCCTGTCGTTCGACGGGCTGAAGGATCTGGTGCCCGGGGATTTCGCCGAGCACTGGCAGAAGGTGCTGGCCTTTCTCACTATCCTGACCGAGCACTGGCCTGCGGTCTTGCGCGAGCAGGGCGGCATCGACCAGGCGGAACGGCGCAACCGCCTGCTGGATTCGCTGGCGGCCCTGTGGGCGCAGACGCCGCCGCCGGGCCATGTCATCGCCGCCGGATCGACGGGCAGTATCCCCGCGACCGCCGATCTGCTGGCCACGGTCGCGGCCATGCCGAACGGCCGCGTGGTGCTGCCGGGCCTGCTCCGCGATACCGATGCCGGGACGCAGGAGGCGATCGAACGCGACCAGACCCATCCGCAGCATAATCTGGCGCGGCTGCTGCGCCGCATGGCGCTGACGCCCGACGCGGTGCCGGACTGGCCCGGCGTCGCGCCGCCCGGCCCGCGGATGCGGCTGATCGCCGAAGTCATGCGGCCCGCCGACACGACTCAGGCCTGGCGCCTGCTCCGGGACCTGCCCGCCGGCGCCCTGGACGGGGTGCAGCGGGTCGATTGCGCGGATTCCGCCGAGGAAGCGGGCGTCATTGCGCTCATTCTCCGCCAGGTGCTGGAAGACAGTTCGCGGACCGCGGCGCTGGTGACGCCGGACCGGAAACTCGCGCGCCGGGTCACGGCGGAACTGCGCCGCTGGAACATCGATATCGACGATTCCGCGGGCGAGCCGCTGATGACCGCGACGCCAGGCAGTTTCATGCGCCTGATCGCGGCGATGGTCGCCGGCCGCTTTGCGCCGGCGCCCCTGCTTGCGGTCCTCAAGCATCCCCTGGCGGCGGGGGGACGGCAGGCCATCGCTTTCCGCAGCGATGCCCGGTTGCTGGAGCGGATGATCCTGCGCGGGCCAAGGCCGGGTGCGGGGATTGCCGGGTTGCGGGCGGCGGCGCCGGCCGGCAGCGCCGAATCCGCGACGCTGAAAGCGTTCCTCGATTCGCTGGAGGCCATGACCCGGCCGCTGGTTTCCGTCGTCGATGGCGGCGGCGCGCGGCTGGAGGATTTCCTGGAAGCGCATGTCGCCACTGCCGAAGCCCTGGCGGCGACCGACACAGAATTCGGCGCGGAACGCCTGTGGCGGGGCGATGCCGGGGAAATGCTGGCCCGATTCATCGCCGAATTGCGGCACGCGGCGGATTTCCTGCCCCCCGTGGATCCCGGCGCCTATCCGGCCCTGCTCGATTCGCTGATGAACGGCGCGACCGTTCGCCCGCGCTATGGCCGCCATCCGCGCCTCGCGATCCTGGGGCTGCTGGAAGCGCGGTTGCAGCGCGCCGATCTTCTGGTGCTGGGCGGGCTGAACGAGGGCGTCTGGCCGCCCGATCCGCAGCCGGACCCCTGGCTCAGCCGGCCGATGCGCGAACGCTTCGGCCTGCCGCTGCCGGAACGGCGCATCGGCCTGACCGCGCATGACTTCGTGCAGGCCTTCGCCGCGCCGGAAATCGTCCTGACCCGCGCGGCCAAGACCGAAGGGCAGCCGACCGTGCCCTCGCGCTGGCTGACGCGGCTCGACGCTGTCCTGCGCGGCGTCGGCCAGGAAAACGCGCTGCAGGCGGGGCCGAGCCAGTGGCGCGCGGTCCGCGCCCTGCTGCGCCAGCCGAAACGCCCGATCCGGATTTCGCCGCCGGCCCCCCGCCCGCCGCTGGCGGCGCGGCCCCGGCGCCTGTCGGTGACCCAGATCGAAACCTGGATGCGCGACCCCTATGCGATCTACGCCCGCCATATATTGCGATTGCGGCCGCTGGATCCGCTGGACGCGGATCCGGGCGCGGCGGAACGCGGCACCTTCATCCATGATGCGCTGGACCGGTTCCTGCGCGAGTTTCCCGACACGCTGCCGCCGGATGCGCTGGAGAAGCTGCTGGAATTCGGCACTGCCGCCTTCGGCGACGCGCTGGTGCGACCCACCGTCCGCGCCTTCTGGTGGCCGCGCTTCGCGCGCATCGCCGGCTGGTTCGTCGAGAACGAATCCACCCGGCGCGGCGATGTCGTCCGGGCGCATTCGGAAACCGAAGGCCGGCTGGACATGCCGGCCGCCTATGCGCCGTTCGCCCTGACCGCGAAGGCGGACCGGATCGACCGCCTGGCCGACGGCAGCTACGAGATCATCGATTACAAGACCGGCGCCCCGCCGTCGAATGTCGAGGTCGGTCTCGGTTACGCGCCGCAACTTGCGCTGGAGGCGGTTATCCTGCGCGGCGGCGGATTTAGGACGGTGCCTGAAGGCGACGTGCGGAAGCTGGCGTACTGGCAGCTCGGCGGCGGCGAACCCCCGGCGACGATCCGTGCGGTTGGCGGCGATGCGGGCGACCTGGCCGATGCGGCGCGGGCCGGGTTGATGGCGCTGATCGAGTCCTTCGACAACCCCGATACGGCCTATGCGGCGGTGCCGCGCCCGGACCGCGCCCCCCGGTTCAACGACTATGCGCATCTGGCCCGCATTCGCGAATGGGGGGATGGATGA